The sequence below is a genomic window from Thermus hydrothermalis.
TGGCGTCCCGCTTGAGGGCGGCTTGTAGCGCAGTGGCGGAAAGCCCGAGCCGGGCCAAGGCCTCTTGGAAGGCCTTGGGCTGGGCCGGGGCCGTGGCCAGGCGCTGGAAGAGGGCGTTGAGCCCCGTGGCCGCCACCTCGGGGGCAGTGCCCAGGGCCAGGAGGCTGGCGGAGAAGGCCGCCACCTGCTGGCCTGTGAGGCCGATGAGCTTCCCCGTGCTCCCCACGCGGCGGACCACCTCCAGGATCTCGGGGGCGGTGGCCGCCAGGTTGTTGGACAGGGTATTGATGGCGTCGGCCACCCGCATGACGCCCTCTTGGGAGACCCCCAAGATGTTCCGGAGCTTGGCCAGGGCGTCCCCCGCGGCGCCCGCGGAAATGCCGAAGGCGACCCCCACCCGGGCGGCGTCCTGGGTGAAGCGGGTGAGCTCGGCGATGGGGATGCCCGCCTGCCCGGCGGCGGCGGCGATCTCCGTGAGCTCGCGAGCGGTCATGGGGATGACCCGGGTCAGGCCGAGGAGCTCCCGTTGCAGGGCCGCCAGGGCCGGGGCCGGGGCGTCCACCACCTTGCGCACGTCGGCGAAGGCGTCCTCAAAATCCATCGCCGCCCGGGTGGCGAGGACGAGGGGGGTGGCCAGGGCGGCCCCGGCTCCCGCCACGCTGAGCCCCGCCCCCATGCGCTGGAGGGCGAGGTCCGCCCGGTGGGTGAGCTCCTCCACCCGGCGCAGGCTCTCCCCTACCCGGCCCAGGGGCCCCGTCATGCGGTCCACGAGCTCCATGAGGACTTGGAGGCGGAAGAAGGCGTTCACAGCTTCCTCACGGCGATTTGCGCCAGGTCAGGGCGCTCCAGGTTCAGCACCACCGGGCCGAGCTCCTGCCGGGTGGGGTTGAAGAGGACGCCCACCCGGTAGTAGCGCCGCGCGGGGGCGTAGTTCTCCTTGATGAAGGCTACCGGGTCAAGGTAGTGGGCCTGGATGTAGCCCCGGTCCATGCCCGGCCAGGCGTCGGGGGGGATGGGGGACCGGCGCACCTCCACGTGCAGGTGGGCCAGGAAGGGGCGGGCGGGATCGCCCTTGCCCACGCTCCCCACAGGCTCGCCCGCCATGACCCAGTCCCCCTCGCGGACGGTCATGAAGAGAAGGTGGGCGTACTGCGTGTAAAAGCGCCCCAGGCCCGGCAGGTCGTGCTCCAAGAGCACGATGTTCCCCCAGACCCGGTGGGGCCTGGCGTGCCGAACCACCCCCTCGGCGATGGCCACCACCGGGTAGCCCAAGTCCCCGTCCCCCGAGGTGCCCTTCAGGTTTAGATCGGCCCCGGGGTGCTCGGCGGGGGGAAGCCCCGCGTTCCGGCGCCAGGTGGGGTAGGCGGGGTCCAGGAAACCCGCGTCCACACGCACTTTGTCGGGTTCGGGAAAGGGCCAGATGAGGCGCATAAGGGTTTGCCCCCCGGTTGCCCGGGGGGCAGTTTGGCACCTTAGCCCAAGTTTACGCCAGAGCTTGGGGCTTGTCCAGTAGCCGGCGGGCGATCTCCCCCAGGAGCCTAGCCTGTTCCATGAGGAGCCGGGCCAGGTCGGTTTCCGAGGCCCGCTCCTTCTCGGGCGCCTTCTCCTGTGCCCTCAAAGGCTTCTTCTTGGCCCGCTTCGTCGGGTAGGGGCTCTTGCGCAGGTGGAAGACCCCTAGGCGGCGAGCCCAGCGGCCCAGCGTGGTCTTGGGTACCCCGGTGGCCCGCTCAATGGCCCCGTACGAGAGCAAGGAGCCGTCTGGAGCGCGCACCTCACCGGTGAGCATGCGCACGGCCAGAGCCCGGTCTCCCCTGCCCTGCCCCACTGGGAAAAGAGGCGGCTGGGCGGGGGCTGGGGCCGCCCCTTCAAAGAGGAGCCTGTCCAGGGTCTCAAAGGCCCAGCGCTGGAAGGCGATCACCCTCTGCCGCTTGGCGGGATCCTGGATGCGGGAGGCGGAGAGTTTGACCAAGACCCCAAGGACGCCCGGGCGTTGGAGGAAGGCCGTTTTGTGGGGCACTCCGTCCCGGAGGATCGTTACGATACTCTGGTAGGAAGCGAGAACGGGATCCCGCTTGACAATGCCCCTCAAAGGCCCCAGATCGTAGCCAACCGCCTCCGCCAACCGCGCCAGGGGCACCGCCACCTCCGTCCGCCCCCCCACGTCCAGCCAGGCCACGGGCAGGTGGGTGCCGGCGGGGGCCTCGAGGTCCCGCATCCGGATGATTTTGGCCTCAGGCGTCGTCATCGTCCTCCTCCAGAGCGCTTGCTAGGAGCACGGAGAGGGGCAGGGGGCCGTCCAGCAGGCCGGCGAGGTACACCTCCCGCACCGCCTCAACAAAAGCGGGCCAGTCATCCTGACGGGCCGCGTCCCAGATGGCCTCCAGATATGGGGCCAGCCGGTTGAACAAAATCCCCTGACCCGGAGAAAGGGTCAACCCGGGGGTGGTCCTAAAGGCCGCTATTATCGCCGCGAAACTTGTGGTACGATGCATAAGCACCTCCACTACCTCCACTACCTCCAGTACCTCCGGTGCCCTAGGGGCTTGCTTGGTAGGGGGGCCCCTAGGTGCCCTTAGGGTAGCATAGTTGCGACTATCAGTCAATAGGGCTATATATCTGCTACTATTGAGGCATGCCACGGGTGCGCTTCAAACTGAAGGAGGTCCTTGAACAGGAGGGGTTGAGCGCCTACCGCCTGGAGAGGCTTCTTGGCGACCGGATTAGCCGGGCCACGGTATACCGGTGGGTACGAAGTGCCCCGGCACGCCCCGACCTCGAGGCCCTCGCCTGGGTCATCTGGGGGCTACGCAAGCTCACGGGAAAACCCTATGACGTCTGTGACCTTTTGGAATACGAGGAAGA
It includes:
- a CDS encoding M23 family metallopeptidase; the encoded protein is MRLIWPFPEPDKVRVDAGFLDPAYPTWRRNAGLPPAEHPGADLNLKGTSGDGDLGYPVVAIAEGVVRHARPHRVWGNIVLLEHDLPGLGRFYTQYAHLLFMTVREGDWVMAGEPVGSVGKGDPARPFLAHLHVEVRRSPIPPDAWPGMDRGYIQAHYLDPVAFIKENYAPARRYYRVGVLFNPTRQELGPVVLNLERPDLAQIAVRKL
- a CDS encoding helix-turn-helix domain-containing protein, with the translated sequence MPRVRFKLKEVLEQEGLSAYRLERLLGDRISRATVYRWVRSAPARPDLEALAWVIWGLRKLTGKPYDVCDLLEYEEE